One window of the Leptospira koniambonensis genome contains the following:
- the murC gene encoding UDP-N-acetylmuramate--L-alanine ligase has protein sequence MESGSVQQRLGFSKPFFLGIGGSGMSSLAHILADAGFEVSGYDGKKSQVTENLEKKGVEIFSKLSDLGENIEYDAAIYSSAIRLDSHPIAMFFKQKGIRFFHRSEVLHLCFEHLTCIAVGGSHGKTTTTAMTSHILNDLGYSPSVMVGGDVSFLNGVGGRFSSGKIGVFESDESDGTFLNHKAQVRILTNIDEDHLDFYHSREKLLEAFSKFISAGTQTVVLDLDDPGISDCLDLIQDKSKILGFTSSSETDTKSNGFKNLVHYKIENKKLNFFLDGKKFEISSRFPGKHYLTNSLAGVLAACSLGADPEKAAKSVSGYAGVKRRLEYIGNKNGVDIYDDYGHHPTEVQAVLSSIQELSGGRGKPVILFQPHRYTRTKNLYQDFAKSLDQVETVLLLPIYSAGEDPISGVSSELIADKMRIRPKILSGNLGSDLSILKEVLKPGDVFVSLGAGNVRDWGLELLRS, from the coding sequence ATGGAAAGCGGGTCTGTCCAACAAAGATTAGGATTTTCTAAACCTTTTTTCCTGGGGATCGGCGGTTCCGGTATGTCCAGCTTGGCGCATATCTTGGCAGATGCTGGTTTCGAAGTTTCAGGTTATGACGGTAAAAAAAGTCAGGTTACTGAAAACTTAGAGAAGAAGGGTGTGGAAATATTCTCTAAACTTTCCGATCTCGGGGAGAATATTGAATACGACGCAGCTATTTATTCTTCTGCCATTCGTTTGGATTCACATCCTATTGCGATGTTCTTTAAACAAAAAGGAATTCGATTTTTTCATAGATCAGAAGTTTTACATCTTTGTTTCGAGCACCTGACTTGTATTGCAGTAGGTGGCTCTCATGGAAAAACTACAACCACTGCGATGACTTCTCATATACTCAATGATCTGGGATATTCTCCTTCTGTAATGGTAGGAGGTGATGTTTCCTTTTTGAATGGAGTAGGGGGAAGGTTTTCTTCCGGTAAGATTGGAGTTTTTGAATCGGACGAATCTGATGGAACATTCTTAAATCATAAAGCACAAGTTCGTATTCTCACAAATATAGATGAGGACCATCTGGACTTCTATCATTCTCGAGAAAAACTATTAGAGGCATTTTCTAAATTTATTTCTGCGGGAACTCAAACAGTGGTTTTGGATCTGGACGATCCTGGGATCTCGGATTGTTTAGATCTAATCCAAGATAAATCTAAAATTTTGGGATTCACTTCTTCTTCTGAAACGGACACTAAGTCTAATGGATTTAAAAATTTAGTACATTATAAAATAGAAAATAAGAAACTGAACTTCTTTTTAGATGGAAAAAAATTTGAAATTAGTTCCAGATTTCCCGGAAAACATTATCTTACGAATTCACTTGCGGGAGTTCTTGCGGCTTGTTCTTTAGGAGCAGATCCTGAAAAGGCAGCTAAGTCCGTTTCAGGTTATGCAGGAGTCAAACGTAGATTAGAATATATCGGCAATAAGAATGGCGTAGATATTTATGACGATTACGGCCATCATCCCACTGAGGTCCAGGCTGTTCTTTCTTCTATTCAAGAACTTTCTGGGGGAAGAGGGAAGCCGGTAATCTTATTCCAGCCTCATAGATATACCCGGACCAAAAACTTATACCAAGACTTCGCTAAAAGTTTGGACCAGGTAGAAACAGTCCTACTTCTTCCTATATACTCAGCAGGAGAAGATCCGATCTCGGGAGTTTCTTCTGAACTGATCGCAGACAAGATGAGAATCAGACCCAAAATCCTATCTGGAAATCTTGGATCAGACCTTTCTATTTTGAAAGAAGTGCTGAAACCTGGAGATGTATTCGTAAGTTTAGGAGCAGGGAATGTTCGGGACTGGGGCTTGGAACTTCTGAGGTCTTAA
- a CDS encoding glycosyltransferase family 4 protein — MNKKKVILDKPKIALLGPIPPFRGGISQYTFELQKVLENRSNLLTISFHRQYPGFLYPGKTDLDPFYKGQKLENVSYTIDALDPFSLVKVADSVLKSGCELAILSWWTLFWAPGFAFISSRLRRSGIKTVFLCHNLFDHDSGFLKKFITKILIRNADGYLVHSSEQKEILSSIFPDKIILQNPHPIYEQFPAPKGILKPRGKLELLFFGFIRPYKGLDLLLEALAKLNDPEIYLTVVGESWKDPEELISFSKKLGLNNVEFHLEYTDESSVSEFFYRADLVVLPYRSATGSGVATIAYHYEKPILATRVGGFLDTIIDGETGFLIEPGSSDIIAEKIRPLSRKSLGKMKSSIRNFKRNFTWESMVSKIIEFHSIFNKRS; from the coding sequence ATGAATAAGAAAAAAGTAATTCTAGATAAGCCTAAGATCGCCTTATTAGGCCCAATACCTCCCTTCCGAGGAGGTATATCCCAATATACATTTGAACTTCAAAAAGTTTTAGAAAATAGATCTAATTTACTTACTATTTCATTTCATAGGCAATACCCAGGCTTTTTGTATCCGGGAAAAACGGATTTAGATCCTTTTTATAAAGGCCAAAAGTTGGAAAATGTATCCTATACAATCGATGCGTTAGACCCCTTTTCGTTAGTAAAAGTCGCTGATTCCGTATTGAAGAGTGGATGTGAATTGGCGATACTCTCTTGGTGGACTTTGTTTTGGGCCCCAGGTTTTGCTTTTATTTCCTCTCGTTTGAGAAGAAGTGGGATCAAGACTGTATTTTTGTGCCATAATTTATTTGATCATGATTCTGGTTTTTTAAAAAAGTTCATTACGAAAATATTAATTAGAAATGCGGATGGATATTTAGTACATAGCTCCGAGCAAAAAGAAATATTAAGCTCTATTTTTCCGGATAAAATTATATTACAAAATCCTCATCCTATTTATGAACAATTTCCTGCCCCAAAAGGAATTCTCAAACCTCGAGGAAAACTGGAACTTCTTTTTTTTGGATTTATTCGTCCTTACAAAGGACTGGATCTTTTATTAGAGGCCCTGGCAAAGTTAAACGATCCCGAAATTTATCTAACTGTAGTAGGGGAATCTTGGAAGGATCCAGAAGAATTGATCTCATTTTCTAAAAAATTGGGGCTGAATAACGTTGAATTTCATCTGGAGTATACTGACGAAAGTTCTGTATCAGAATTTTTCTATCGTGCGGATTTAGTTGTTCTGCCGTATCGTTCTGCAACTGGGAGCGGGGTTGCGACAATTGCGTATCATTATGAAAAACCAATATTGGCTACAAGAGTCGGAGGTTTTCTGGATACCATCATTGATGGAGAAACTGGATTTTTAATCGAGCCAGGTAGTTCAGATATTATTGCAGAAAAGATTAGACCTCTTTCCAGAAAATCTTTGGGAAAAATGAAGTCTTCGATCCGAAATTTTAAAAGAAATTTTACCTGGGAAAGTATGGTTTCAAAAATTATAGAATTCCATTCTATATTTAATAAAAGAAGTTAA
- a CDS encoding glycosyltransferase family 2 protein, whose protein sequence is MKLVINIPCYNEEKTLSTVLAEIPKKIQGIKTIEVQVVDDGSTDRTSEIAAEYGCKIISHKKNLGLGRAFKSGVEAALESGADIFVNTDADNQYPSSYIPDLITPVMNGKVDIVIGNRVPWKVEHFSPLKKTLQWFGNLVVRNLIGTNIPDTVSGFRAYSRESLLRLHVTTKFSYVLDTIVQAVKMDLAVSSIPIPTNPPTRKSRLFKNIFQHMWKSGNSLVKLLIVYRPFQFFGVLAVTTFVPALAIAVRFLIFFFLGIGKGHVQSLLFAVVLVIISGLFLVSGILAFLIGMNRKLNEEILYYEKKRTFGPSTHSKTSKAKN, encoded by the coding sequence ATGAAGTTAGTAATCAATATCCCTTGCTATAACGAGGAAAAAACTCTTTCTACGGTGCTCGCTGAGATCCCCAAAAAGATCCAAGGCATCAAGACGATAGAAGTTCAGGTTGTGGACGATGGTTCCACAGATCGTACCTCCGAGATCGCAGCTGAATATGGCTGTAAAATTATTTCTCACAAAAAGAATTTAGGATTAGGCAGAGCATTCAAGTCCGGAGTAGAAGCTGCTTTGGAAAGTGGAGCTGATATTTTCGTAAACACTGATGCGGATAACCAGTATCCTTCTTCTTATATTCCTGATCTAATTACACCAGTTATGAATGGTAAGGTGGATATAGTTATCGGAAATAGAGTTCCTTGGAAGGTGGAACATTTTTCTCCTTTAAAGAAAACTCTACAATGGTTCGGAAATTTGGTAGTTCGAAATTTGATCGGCACTAATATTCCTGATACGGTTTCTGGATTTAGAGCTTATTCCAGAGAAAGTCTTTTAAGACTACATGTTACTACTAAGTTCTCTTATGTTTTAGATACGATTGTGCAAGCGGTCAAAATGGATCTTGCTGTTTCTTCCATTCCGATCCCAACGAATCCTCCTACTAGAAAGTCCAGACTGTTTAAGAATATTTTCCAGCATATGTGGAAGTCAGGTAATTCTTTAGTTAAATTACTGATTGTTTATAGACCATTTCAATTTTTTGGAGTTTTGGCAGTCACTACTTTTGTTCCTGCGTTAGCGATTGCGGTTCGGTTTCTGATCTTTTTCTTCTTAGGGATTGGCAAAGGTCATGTGCAGTCTTTGTTATTCGCTGTAGTACTGGTAATCATCTCTGGATTGTTTTTAGTTTCAGGAATTCTGGCGTTTCTAATCGGTATGAATCGAAAATTGAACGAAGAAATTTTATACTATGAGAAGAAGAGAACCTTTGGTCCTTCTACTCACTCTAAAACTTCAAAAGCAAAAAATTAA
- a CDS encoding polysaccharide pyruvyl transferase family protein — protein MKSSKPKQKTLKKEEFKNSNVLLIGTYSSENKGDAAMELSVANKVKNELGATVKISSPFPHIDRSFYSDFEVVFSQRRKLIRASIQLFLAFIYSLLPKSAQSKFDFLILSDEGKAILSSDLVIDLSGDMLTEDYGPHVAYSHFIPILMSIFLGKKVFLCAQSIGPFKLTTFLAKYIFTKVSQITVRESISYDYMKRFKLSEVILAKTADVAFLLEPSDSKRAQEILKEEGLVLPKNRVVLGISVSDIIQRKYNSRSDQKGKFEDEFAAMLDRLIETDNYFIVFVSHVTGPSETKDDRNLSKRVFSKMKNGKFGFVLSGNHRPEEIKQIISQFNLFVGARMHANIGALSVGTPIIAISYSHKTPGIMKEFGLGDWVHPIETLNMDELYQSILTMYKKKKTISSQITKSNERIKSISGENILKIKELLSKTY, from the coding sequence ATGAAAAGTTCAAAGCCGAAACAAAAAACATTAAAAAAGGAAGAATTTAAAAATTCTAATGTTCTTCTGATCGGCACTTATTCCTCCGAAAATAAAGGTGACGCTGCCATGGAATTAAGTGTGGCGAATAAAGTAAAAAATGAACTCGGAGCCACAGTTAAGATCTCTTCTCCTTTTCCGCATATCGACAGATCATTTTATTCAGATTTCGAAGTGGTCTTTTCTCAAAGGAGAAAATTGATCCGTGCAAGCATTCAATTATTTCTGGCGTTTATTTATTCTCTCTTACCTAAATCCGCACAGAGCAAATTTGATTTTCTAATCCTTTCCGACGAAGGAAAAGCGATCTTGAGTTCAGACTTAGTTATTGATTTGAGTGGGGATATGTTAACTGAGGATTACGGGCCTCATGTAGCGTATTCTCATTTTATTCCAATCTTAATGTCTATCTTTCTTGGGAAAAAGGTTTTTCTCTGTGCTCAATCGATTGGCCCATTTAAGCTCACTACTTTTCTCGCTAAATATATTTTTACAAAAGTTTCCCAGATAACGGTTAGAGAATCTATATCTTACGACTATATGAAACGTTTTAAACTTTCAGAAGTTATTTTAGCCAAAACTGCTGATGTTGCTTTTTTATTAGAACCTTCTGATTCTAAACGAGCACAAGAAATTCTAAAAGAAGAAGGTTTAGTTCTGCCTAAAAACCGTGTTGTGCTTGGAATTTCTGTAAGCGACATCATTCAGAGAAAATATAATTCCAGATCGGATCAGAAAGGAAAATTCGAAGATGAATTTGCTGCAATGTTGGATCGATTGATTGAAACGGATAATTATTTTATCGTTTTCGTAAGTCATGTAACAGGTCCTTCTGAAACTAAAGACGACAGAAATCTTTCTAAAAGAGTTTTCTCTAAAATGAAAAACGGGAAGTTCGGGTTCGTATTATCCGGGAACCATAGGCCAGAAGAAATTAAACAAATCATCTCTCAATTTAATCTATTTGTTGGAGCAAGAATGCATGCAAATATCGGAGCTCTTTCTGTTGGAACTCCTATCATTGCTATTTCTTATAGCCATAAAACTCCGGGGATTATGAAAGAATTTGGATTAGGTGATTGGGTCCATCCGATTGAAACTTTAAATATGGATGAATTGTACCAATCTATACTTACAATGTATAAAAAAAAGAAAACGATCTCTTCTCAGATAACCAAATCCAATGAAAGAATTAAATCGATTTCAGGAGAGAATATCCTAAAGATCAAAGAACTTCTTTCCAAGACTTATTGA
- the mraY gene encoding phospho-N-acetylmuramoyl-pentapeptide-transferase translates to MFYFLYERFFQDLDSLRLFSYVTVRALMAGLTSMFLTFWFGGRVIDFLHGLKFRESVRDDGPKSHSAKSGTPTMGGLMIVSALVVSVLLWGNLRNSNILLLLVCSISFATLGFIDDYMKSVKKVKGGMRARTKFAVSVVLAAIFCVVFLYTTGEAPKGTTGKILFHLTDLFLPFVKGPILSWGYLAIPFSILVILGSSHGVNLTDGLDGLAGGTAGIVVGTLGLIAYVSGTPVAANYLNIPYLPHAHEYSVFLAALTGALIGFLWFNSHPAQVFMGDTGSLFLGATIGLTCVMLKKEILLVILGGIFVAESLSVILQVGSFKLTQKRIFRMAPLHHHFELGGVPETKVVIRFWIAAIILAIISLSSLKIQ, encoded by the coding sequence ATGTTTTACTTTTTATACGAAAGATTTTTCCAAGATTTAGATTCTCTAAGACTTTTCAGCTATGTAACCGTTCGGGCTTTAATGGCCGGATTAACTTCCATGTTCCTGACTTTTTGGTTTGGGGGAAGAGTGATCGATTTCTTACACGGATTAAAATTCAGAGAAAGTGTAAGGGACGATGGGCCAAAATCTCATAGTGCCAAATCAGGAACTCCAACAATGGGCGGTCTCATGATCGTATCTGCCCTGGTTGTATCTGTTCTCCTTTGGGGAAATTTAAGAAATTCTAATATACTTTTATTACTCGTTTGTTCCATTTCTTTTGCTACTCTTGGATTCATTGATGATTATATGAAATCTGTGAAAAAGGTCAAAGGTGGAATGAGGGCCCGCACTAAGTTTGCAGTTTCGGTAGTTTTAGCTGCGATCTTTTGTGTGGTATTCTTATATACTACTGGAGAAGCACCAAAAGGAACTACAGGTAAAATTCTATTCCATTTGACAGATCTTTTCCTGCCTTTCGTAAAAGGTCCGATTTTGTCCTGGGGATATTTAGCGATCCCATTTTCGATTTTGGTAATATTAGGATCTTCTCATGGAGTGAACCTGACCGATGGTTTGGATGGTCTTGCTGGAGGAACTGCGGGGATTGTAGTTGGGACTCTTGGATTGATCGCATATGTTTCTGGAACGCCAGTTGCTGCAAACTATCTGAATATTCCTTATCTTCCTCATGCGCATGAGTATAGTGTATTCCTTGCTGCTTTAACTGGGGCATTGATCGGTTTTCTTTGGTTCAATAGTCATCCTGCACAAGTATTCATGGGAGATACTGGATCTTTATTTTTAGGAGCAACCATCGGGCTTACATGCGTGATGTTGAAGAAAGAAATCTTACTCGTCATCTTAGGCGGGATCTTTGTTGCGGAGTCTCTGTCTGTAATCTTACAAGTGGGATCTTTCAAGCTGACCCAAAAACGAATTTTTAGAATGGCTCCTTTACATCACCATTTTGAATTGGGAGGAGTTCCCGAAACAAAAGTGGTGATCCGATTCTGGATCGCAGCCATTATTCTTGCGATCATATCCTTATCTAGTTTAAAAATACAATGA
- the rsmH gene encoding 16S rRNA (cytosine(1402)-N(4))-methyltransferase RsmH yields the protein MENELEPVHYSVLYREIISFFLSVFDKDRELLFLDGTAGEGGHSLLLLEQFPNSKLVLVDRDSVMLSRAQARLSAHSSRVIPIEANFSDLDLEFLNGFGVSNPPDGILLDLGISTFHLLHAGRGFSFRENEPLDMRLSSSGGISAEDVINTYPEKALSKIFYEYGEERWTKKIVEAILERRRHSRIGYSGDLAQLVSRVIPRKFWPPGRHPATRVFQALRIEVNQELLHIEIGVKKLLDLVAKGGLLQVISFHSLEDRIVKNLFRDYARGGEAKLLTKKPALPSDAETKENPASRSAKLRVIHKSLPTDTEEEEEDEEE from the coding sequence TTGGAAAACGAATTGGAACCTGTCCATTATTCGGTGCTCTATCGGGAGATCATTTCCTTCTTCCTTTCTGTATTCGATAAGGACCGAGAACTCCTTTTTTTGGACGGAACAGCGGGAGAAGGAGGACATAGTCTTCTACTCTTAGAGCAGTTTCCAAATTCCAAGCTGGTTTTGGTAGATCGAGACTCGGTCATGTTATCCAGGGCCCAAGCAAGACTTTCCGCGCATTCATCCAGAGTAATTCCTATCGAAGCCAATTTTTCCGATCTCGACTTAGAGTTCTTGAACGGTTTCGGTGTTTCTAATCCTCCCGACGGTATCCTTTTGGATTTGGGGATTTCTACATTTCATCTATTACATGCAGGTAGAGGTTTTAGTTTTAGAGAGAACGAACCTTTAGATATGAGACTTTCTTCTTCAGGTGGTATTTCCGCAGAAGATGTGATCAATACTTATCCCGAAAAAGCTTTGAGTAAAATTTTTTACGAGTATGGGGAAGAGCGTTGGACCAAGAAGATCGTAGAAGCGATCTTAGAAAGAAGAAGACATTCTAGAATTGGTTACTCAGGAGATCTTGCACAATTGGTTTCCAGAGTGATACCAAGAAAATTTTGGCCTCCTGGAAGACATCCTGCTACAAGAGTTTTCCAAGCGTTAAGGATAGAAGTGAATCAGGAACTTCTTCATATAGAGATCGGGGTTAAGAAACTTTTAGATCTTGTCGCAAAAGGTGGACTATTACAAGTTATCTCTTTTCATTCTTTGGAAGATAGGATTGTTAAAAACTTATTCAGAGATTATGCTAGAGGCGGAGAAGCTAAACTTCTTACCAAAAAACCAGCTCTTCCATCGGATGCGGAGACAAAAGAAAATCCTGCTTCTCGTTCTGCAAAATTACGTGTCATACATAAATCACTTCCTACCGATACTGAAGAAGAAGAGGAGGATGAGGAAGAATGA
- a CDS encoding UDP-N-acetylmuramoyl-L-alanyl-D-glutamate--2,6-diaminopimelate ligase — MKLSELLNLFPDIKIISGSYTPDESFDFVRTDSRKLGPSDLFCLPDSSGDKGAEYAKTSSSKYILTGSKLKIPKLENKVVLKTDLDPESLAGPIASVILGDPSSKLKVIGVTGTNGKTSLTHILSYLGESQGKSCGIIGTTGVKFKGVLSDTGYTTPDPSSLQSILKEMYDSGVEYVFMEASSHGLKLGRTNGVHFKVGVFSNLTQDHLDFHPNMEDYRNSKALLFSSLALHPETFGVIDSDAPGGKDFKSVVEASSPNLKIFSLGRSSEEFEIHSEAFSLEKTSYQIRLSNDWGGDTNISTNLLGGFNVRNTALAFVTALGLGWEKKLLLSALESIPQIPGRFQIYYSKDKSRMAVVDYAHTPDALENILRSIRESKPKELVALFGCGGDRDKTKRPKMAKIAGELADKVILTSDNPRTEDPESILDDVQAGLPSGYSPLLREVDRAKAISFGISHLKEGGCLLVAGKGHEDYQIIGRDKRHFDDGEEIRKAFGL; from the coding sequence TTGAAACTTTCAGAGCTCCTTAATCTTTTTCCAGATATTAAAATAATATCAGGATCTTATACTCCGGACGAGAGCTTCGACTTTGTCCGCACAGATTCTAGAAAATTAGGACCGAGTGATCTGTTCTGTCTTCCTGATTCTTCAGGAGATAAAGGAGCAGAATATGCAAAGACTTCTTCTTCTAAATATATATTAACAGGATCTAAATTAAAAATTCCGAAATTAGAAAATAAGGTCGTTCTTAAGACTGATCTAGATCCGGAAAGTTTGGCTGGGCCGATTGCTTCTGTAATTTTAGGGGACCCTTCTTCTAAATTGAAAGTGATAGGAGTTACCGGAACAAACGGTAAAACTTCTTTAACTCATATTTTATCGTATTTGGGAGAATCTCAGGGAAAATCTTGCGGGATCATTGGAACAACTGGCGTTAAATTCAAAGGTGTCTTATCTGACACTGGATACACCACCCCAGATCCAAGCAGCCTTCAATCCATTCTGAAAGAAATGTATGATTCAGGAGTGGAATATGTTTTTATGGAAGCGAGTTCTCACGGATTAAAACTAGGAAGAACGAACGGGGTCCATTTTAAAGTAGGAGTATTTTCTAATCTTACTCAAGATCATTTGGATTTTCATCCAAACATGGAAGATTATAGAAATAGTAAGGCTCTTTTGTTTTCTTCCTTAGCTTTACATCCAGAAACTTTTGGAGTAATCGACTCTGATGCTCCTGGTGGAAAAGATTTTAAATCTGTCGTAGAGGCTTCTTCTCCGAATCTAAAAATTTTCTCTCTTGGAAGAAGTTCCGAAGAATTCGAGATACATTCAGAAGCATTTTCCTTGGAAAAAACTTCTTACCAAATCCGACTTTCGAATGATTGGGGCGGAGATACTAATATCAGCACCAATCTTTTAGGTGGATTTAATGTCAGAAACACTGCTCTTGCATTTGTGACTGCACTCGGTTTAGGCTGGGAGAAAAAATTACTTCTATCCGCCTTGGAAAGTATTCCTCAAATCCCAGGAAGATTTCAGATCTATTATAGCAAAGATAAATCTCGTATGGCTGTCGTAGATTATGCTCATACTCCGGATGCTCTCGAAAATATTTTAAGAAGTATTAGAGAATCTAAACCTAAAGAGCTCGTTGCACTTTTTGGATGTGGAGGCGATCGAGATAAAACCAAACGTCCTAAAATGGCAAAGATCGCGGGTGAACTTGCTGACAAGGTAATACTCACTTCCGATAACCCAAGGACAGAAGACCCCGAAAGTATCTTAGATGATGTGCAAGCAGGTCTTCCTAGCGGATATTCTCCATTGCTTCGAGAAGTGGATAGAGCAAAGGCAATTTCTTTCGGGATCTCTCACTTAAAAGAGGGGGGATGCCTTCTTGTGGCAGGAAAGGGCCATGAGGATTACCAGATCATAGGTCGAGATAAAAGGCATTTTGATGACGGAGAAGAGATCCGAAAGGCATTCGGTCTCTAA
- a CDS encoding FtsW/RodA/SpoVE family cell cycle protein encodes MKALGRKFKDFWESPGSPFDLVLVGSVFFLLLFGICVMYSSSSVTAWREFQDSEYFLKKQLAWAIIGLIVFFFFANFPYKRLEKFALAGIIISVLLLILVFIPGIGKSVGTYYGRNFHRWIGIGPYQLQPSEIAKLAVVVYLSSLIVKLKLKETRDPKKFILPAILLLAVLILILAEPAFGTTMEILFVVIAFVFLFGFPVRNLLLVGLVSLPLAYLLISQVGYRRKRMEVWLDPYRFRYDEGHQLVTSFRAFLDGGWFGNKLASGYAHRYLTYSHTDFVLATYVEDFGFMGFVFFFALVMILLSRVYVLLKRVEDPFGFYLGAGLLFILGTQFVINSYVVTGLFPITGISLPFMSYGGSSLLVVLAAFGILVNITRKENIGV; translated from the coding sequence ATGAAGGCTCTCGGGAGAAAGTTCAAAGATTTTTGGGAATCTCCCGGTTCCCCCTTCGATCTGGTCCTAGTAGGATCTGTATTCTTTCTTTTACTTTTTGGAATATGTGTAATGTATTCCAGTTCCTCCGTGACTGCATGGAGAGAATTCCAAGATTCAGAATATTTCCTGAAAAAACAATTAGCCTGGGCTATTATAGGTCTTATTGTATTTTTCTTCTTTGCAAATTTTCCTTATAAACGATTAGAAAAATTCGCGTTAGCCGGAATTATAATCAGCGTTCTTCTCCTGATTTTAGTGTTCATTCCGGGAATCGGAAAATCTGTAGGTACTTATTATGGAAGAAATTTCCATAGATGGATCGGGATTGGACCTTATCAATTGCAACCTTCTGAGATTGCGAAATTGGCTGTGGTAGTTTATCTATCTTCCCTAATTGTAAAACTAAAATTAAAAGAGACTAGGGATCCTAAAAAGTTTATTCTTCCTGCTATTTTATTACTCGCAGTTTTGATCTTAATCTTAGCGGAGCCAGCTTTCGGAACCACGATGGAAATTTTGTTCGTGGTGATAGCATTTGTATTCTTATTCGGATTCCCAGTTCGCAATCTTCTTCTTGTAGGTTTAGTATCTCTTCCTTTAGCTTATCTTCTGATCAGCCAAGTAGGTTATAGAAGGAAAAGAATGGAAGTTTGGTTGGATCCATATCGTTTTCGTTATGATGAAGGCCATCAGTTGGTGACTTCTTTTAGAGCGTTTTTGGATGGAGGCTGGTTCGGAAATAAACTAGCCAGTGGTTATGCACATAGATATCTAACGTATAGTCATACTGACTTCGTTCTTGCTACTTATGTAGAGGACTTTGGATTTATGGGCTTCGTATTTTTCTTTGCTTTGGTGATGATACTTCTTTCGAGAGTATATGTTCTGCTCAAAAGAGTAGAGGATCCATTCGGTTTTTATCTGGGAGCTGGTTTACTTTTTATTTTAGGGACCCAGTTCGTTATCAATAGTTATGTGGTCACTGGTCTTTTCCCGATTACTGGGATCAGCTTGCCGTTTATGAGCTACGGAGGATCTTCACTTCTCGTGGTTTTAGCGGCCTTCGGAATTCTTGTCAATATAACCAGAAAAGAAAACATAGGCGTATGA
- a CDS encoding UDP-N-acetylglucosamine--N-acetylmuramyl-(pentapeptide) pyrophosphoryl-undecaprenol N-acetylglucosamine transferase: MRSVLIAAGGTGGHISPGVALAESLVSRKDSLGISNVFLHSLIRNKDNPDLKQAPCEVVWHNTPSLSGNILLLPFRYVFQLVRSWIKFRQLGVDAVVGMGGYSSVPALLYAVIFGKKLYLCEQNCIPGKVNRIFFRFADKVAFSFPPKDTKVSCSWEILGNPLRSKTIPKLALKFSEKWDPKKKKQFNVLVMGGSQGARQINNMVVNLMKHEVIQERFRFRMLTGTALYDEVSKKTKDADLISYSDNMAEHYDWANLVIARSGSGVLSECAAFALPMILIPYPFAKDDHQTANAKYMEANGAASLLEQRDEDESKLFRILDQFAEKPELLNEMSIRSLECSHVEASTETASFFFENTK; this comes from the coding sequence ATGAGATCGGTTTTAATCGCAGCTGGCGGAACCGGGGGCCATATTTCCCCAGGGGTTGCGCTTGCAGAAAGTCTTGTAAGTCGAAAAGATTCCTTAGGTATCTCTAACGTTTTTCTACATTCTCTTATCCGAAATAAGGATAATCCAGATCTGAAACAAGCTCCTTGCGAAGTGGTCTGGCATAATACTCCTTCTCTTTCTGGAAATATTCTTTTATTACCTTTTAGATACGTATTCCAGCTTGTCCGGTCTTGGATCAAGTTTAGACAATTAGGTGTGGATGCAGTTGTGGGTATGGGTGGATATTCCAGCGTTCCTGCTCTTCTATACGCTGTGATCTTTGGCAAAAAATTGTATTTATGCGAACAGAATTGTATTCCTGGAAAAGTAAATCGTATCTTTTTTAGATTCGCAGATAAGGTCGCTTTCAGTTTTCCACCTAAGGATACAAAAGTTTCCTGTAGTTGGGAAATATTAGGAAATCCTTTAAGATCTAAAACCATTCCTAAACTCGCTTTGAAGTTCAGCGAAAAATGGGATCCTAAAAAGAAAAAACAATTTAACGTTTTAGTAATGGGTGGTTCTCAGGGTGCAAGACAGATCAATAATATGGTAGTCAACCTGATGAAACACGAAGTGATCCAGGAAAGATTCCGTTTTAGGATGCTTACTGGAACTGCTCTTTATGACGAGGTTTCTAAAAAAACAAAAGATGCAGATCTTATCTCTTATTCAGATAATATGGCTGAACATTATGATTGGGCCAACTTAGTAATTGCTCGTTCGGGTTCTGGAGTTCTTTCTGAATGTGCAGCTTTTGCACTTCCTATGATACTTATCCCTTATCCTTTTGCAAAAGATGATCACCAAACTGCGAACGCAAAGTATATGGAAGCAAATGGTGCGGCTTCATTACTCGAGCAAAGAGATGAAGACGAAAGTAAATTATTCCGTATCTTGGATCAGTTTGCGGAGAAGCCAGAACTCTTAAATGAAATGTCTATCAGATCATTAGAATGTTCTCATGTAGAAGCATCTACTGAAACTGCTAGTTTCTTTTTCGAAAATACCAAATAA